The following are encoded together in the Arcticibacterium luteifluviistationis genome:
- the ilvB gene encoding biosynthetic-type acetolactate synthase large subunit encodes MATTAEIMEEKKVEGKVELISGSQALMECFIQEGVDTIFGYPGGAIMPIYDALYDYTDRIEHILVRHEQGASHAAEGYARSSGRVGVCMATSGPGATNLVTGIADAIIDCTPMVAITGQVASNLLGTDAFQETDVIGITAPVCKWNYQIVDPNEIPEILAKAFYIARAGKPGPVLIDITKDAQISLMSKPFEYKKVEGLPGYHPRTVPKMEQVEKAAELINNAKKPYILVGHGVLISEAMEEFRELVEQGDIPVGSTLLGLSALSIEHPNYMGWLGMHGMYAPNVMTDECDVLIAIGMRFDDRVTGDATLFAKQAKIVHIEVDPAEIDKIKRADAPVVGDAKEALKLLNPLIEKKERAAWKKEFRDLEAAEYEAVTARDLKKEGKIKMAEVVRMVSDKTNGEACVVVDVGQHQMVTARYYDFKKPHSYIASGGLGTMGFALPAAFGAKMGAPEREVVAFIGDGCFQMTIQELGTIAQKGLPVKIIILNNNFLGMVRQWQQLFFDRRYSFVELQNPDFIMIGKGFGIDGHKCEERADLSDSLDKLLNSEGSYLLEVVCEKEENVFPMVPAGTSVSEIRLK; translated from the coding sequence CATGGAAGAGAAGAAGGTAGAAGGTAAAGTAGAACTTATTTCAGGAAGTCAGGCATTAATGGAATGCTTTATTCAGGAAGGGGTAGATACTATCTTCGGTTATCCAGGAGGAGCTATCATGCCTATTTATGATGCCCTTTATGACTATACAGACAGAATAGAGCATATTCTGGTTCGTCACGAACAAGGTGCTTCTCACGCTGCCGAAGGCTACGCCCGAAGCAGTGGTAGAGTAGGGGTTTGTATGGCAACTTCAGGCCCTGGTGCTACTAACTTGGTTACGGGAATAGCTGATGCTATTATTGACTGTACGCCTATGGTGGCTATTACTGGTCAAGTGGCATCTAATCTTTTGGGAACAGATGCATTCCAAGAAACGGATGTTATTGGAATTACAGCACCAGTTTGTAAGTGGAATTACCAAATTGTAGACCCTAATGAGATTCCTGAAATCTTAGCGAAAGCTTTTTATATAGCTAGAGCTGGAAAACCAGGTCCTGTGCTAATTGACATCACGAAAGATGCTCAAATATCTTTGATGTCTAAGCCTTTTGAATATAAAAAGGTAGAAGGCTTACCTGGGTATCACCCAAGAACAGTTCCTAAAATGGAACAGGTTGAAAAGGCCGCTGAATTAATCAATAATGCTAAGAAGCCATACATTTTGGTAGGTCATGGTGTGTTGATTTCGGAAGCAATGGAAGAGTTTAGGGAATTGGTAGAGCAAGGGGATATTCCTGTGGGAAGTACGCTTCTTGGCTTATCGGCTCTGTCTATTGAGCACCCAAACTATATGGGTTGGCTGGGAATGCATGGTATGTATGCCCCAAATGTAATGACAGATGAATGCGACGTTTTGATTGCTATCGGAATGCGTTTTGATGACCGAGTTACTGGTGATGCTACGCTTTTTGCGAAGCAAGCGAAGATAGTTCACATAGAAGTAGACCCAGCAGAAATTGACAAAATAAAAAGAGCAGATGCTCCAGTTGTTGGTGATGCAAAAGAAGCTTTAAAACTTCTTAATCCTTTAATTGAGAAGAAGGAGCGTGCTGCTTGGAAAAAAGAATTCCGCGATTTAGAAGCTGCGGAATATGAGGCAGTAACTGCGAGAGATTTAAAAAAAGAAGGTAAGATAAAAATGGCTGAGGTTGTCAGAATGGTTTCTGACAAAACTAATGGTGAGGCCTGTGTGGTAGTAGACGTAGGGCAACACCAAATGGTGACAGCCAGGTACTATGACTTTAAAAAACCACATTCTTATATAGCTTCTGGTGGTTTAGGAACAATGGGTTTCGCACTTCCAGCGGCTTTTGGTGCCAAAATGGGTGCTCCTGAAAGAGAAGTAGTTGCCTTCATTGGTGATGGTTGTTTTCAGATGACTATTCAAGAATTAGGAACAATTGCTCAAAAAGGACTTCCGGTGAAGATTATTATTTTGAATAATAACTTCTTAGGAATGGTGCGTCAGTGGCAACAGCTGTTTTTTGATAGAAGATATTCTTTTGTTGAATTACAAAACCCAGACTTTATCATGATAGGTAAAGGTTTTGGAATTGACGGTCATAAATGTGAGGAAAGAGCAGATTTGTCTGATTCTTTGGATAAGCTTTTAAACTCAGAAGGCTCTTACTTACTGGAAGTAGTTTGTGAAAAAGAAGAAAATGTGTTCCCAATGGTGCCCGCAGGAACGAGTGTGTCGGAAATACGATTGAAGTAG